A genomic stretch from uncultured Cohaesibacter sp. includes:
- a CDS encoding adenosylcobinamide amidohydrolase — protein MPFPCSIVHDAPWLSVSFARPVRVVSWAVNRPGLVSAQQLLWREVKNRDLPIDVDPVAWLQKELKARDALDAVTMLTSCDIGNYCIADAAIEDVQVKAIVTVGLSNAERIGKRLDWSKEGWGTINLAVIIDQGLKEWALLEAMSIATEARTAAVCDADIQIATGRATGTGTDCVAIAAPEGDMAYAGLHTALGEAIGISVYDAVSAAINKWRKTRSGKIFSS, from the coding sequence ATGCCCTTTCCATGTTCAATCGTTCATGATGCGCCTTGGCTCTCTGTTTCCTTTGCCCGTCCGGTGCGCGTTGTCAGCTGGGCGGTGAACCGTCCCGGTCTTGTGTCTGCGCAACAATTGCTGTGGCGTGAGGTGAAGAACCGGGATCTGCCGATTGATGTGGATCCTGTGGCCTGGCTTCAAAAAGAGCTGAAAGCGCGGGACGCTCTGGACGCGGTGACGATGCTGACCTCTTGCGACATAGGGAATTATTGCATTGCCGATGCGGCTATTGAGGATGTGCAGGTCAAGGCCATCGTGACGGTTGGATTGTCCAATGCCGAGCGGATCGGTAAGCGCCTTGACTGGAGCAAGGAAGGGTGGGGGACCATCAATCTTGCTGTCATTATTGATCAGGGACTGAAGGAGTGGGCTCTTCTGGAAGCAATGTCCATCGCGACAGAGGCCCGCACAGCAGCTGTTTGTGATGCTGATATCCAGATTGCGACGGGACGGGCGACCGGAACGGGTACGGATTGTGTGGCTATTGCCGCCCCAGAAGGCGATATGGCCTATGCGGGGTTGCATACGGCTTTGGGCGAAGCAATCGGCATCTCGGTTTATGATGCTGTCTCCGCGGCTATCAACAAGTGGCGCAAAACAAGATCGGGCAAGATCTTCTCAAGCTGA
- a CDS encoding biopolymer transporter ExbD — translation MAFDFSEERRRRPRVSLTSLIDVIFILIVFFMLVSSFSQYRVIDLVKGQSGRGGQSTALRLILQADGDLLTSAGDPVDDALADAVANHQPVSIFLEPSVPIQHGVDALDRLKAMGITKVSLVPEASHAVQ, via the coding sequence ATGGCGTTTGATTTTTCAGAAGAAAGAAGGCGCAGACCGCGGGTCAGCCTCACATCCCTGATTGATGTGATCTTTATTCTGATTGTCTTTTTCATGCTTGTTTCGTCCTTCAGCCAGTATCGGGTTATTGATCTGGTCAAGGGACAAAGCGGACGTGGCGGGCAGTCCACCGCCCTGCGCCTCATATTGCAAGCCGATGGAGACCTTTTGACCAGCGCGGGCGACCCCGTTGATGACGCCTTGGCCGATGCTGTTGCCAACCATCAGCCTGTGAGTATTTTTCTGGAGCCATCTGTCCCGATCCAGCATGGGGTTGATGCGCTCGACCGGCTGAAGGCAATGGGCATTACGAAGGTTTCTCTGGTGCCGGAGGCAAGCCATGCAGTTCAATGA
- a CDS encoding MotA/TolQ/ExbB proton channel family protein, protein MAFKQHLFDLWSLLIDMGGWTLVALAALSILTVATALVSGVQIAMLQPHSYRSGAAQDLRYHIEKRKKAGATREQIEESATIVVRGFLRQARTGFRLLELIVTAAPLLGLLGTVLGMIDAFQAMQAAGDAVNPSDLAGGIWVALITTAAGMVIALTAMIIHALLDSLVESLRYRLECVATDALFGNASERSGYRTEASAQNDILNAGAE, encoded by the coding sequence ATGGCATTTAAGCAACATTTGTTTGATCTCTGGTCACTGCTGATCGATATGGGGGGATGGACGCTTGTCGCACTGGCTGCCCTTTCCATTCTCACGGTCGCTACCGCTCTGGTTTCTGGCGTGCAAATCGCGATGCTACAGCCGCATTCCTATCGCAGCGGCGCGGCACAGGATCTACGTTATCACATCGAGAAGCGCAAAAAGGCAGGCGCGACACGCGAACAGATCGAGGAAAGTGCAACGATCGTTGTGCGCGGCTTTCTCAGGCAAGCGCGTACCGGGTTCCGCCTGCTCGAGCTGATCGTGACGGCTGCGCCTCTGTTGGGGCTTCTTGGCACGGTGCTTGGTATGATTGATGCTTTTCAGGCCATGCAGGCCGCCGGTGATGCGGTCAATCCTTCCGATCTGGCTGGTGGTATCTGGGTGGCCCTGATTACCACGGCTGCAGGTATGGTCATTGCGCTGACGGCCATGATCATTCATGCCTTGCTCGACAGTCTGGTTGAAAGCCTGCGCTATCGTCTTGAATGCGTTGCGACGGATGCTTTGTTTGGCAATGCCTCCGAGCGCTCCGGCTATCGCACCGAGGCCTCTGCCCAGAATGATATCCTGAATGCCGGAGCCGAGTGA
- a CDS encoding TonB family protein: protein MKRLALWIVCICAGVLVHLALAFAYWAELDGESRYDMGGAFMGNMQVSIMPDMGQGIAGGDTDNLQKDAPDETQSDTSPVQEPSDTESDALTDPASTKEQVIEPASEQPEPLSEQDVAASESIEPVEPAIPEAEEKVTPQEEAAPVDEVARAGGTDAEAESVSEAEAAKEPESVEPEAVVPEPKVEPIYNAQLEAKTEPDSEANRTAEEAEQTTDSPAKISRPASSPAPVVVRAQEEAPPQDKEEEPAKHVSLMKGGALAALPASAPRPKIAAAPAPKGMRVAQKTRASSASRKASAQGKRAGSPENLGKASVRGDGGTSDKAGGAGARGVRASYATQLRRWIERHKRYPRSAKMRGVQGQGVVRIVINRSGRVLKSTLVKSAGDRYLDDEIRSLPMRASPAPKPPKQFSGARHTLTLPVRFSR from the coding sequence GTGAAGCGGCTGGCCTTATGGATTGTTTGCATTTGTGCTGGTGTCCTGGTGCATCTTGCGCTGGCGTTCGCCTATTGGGCGGAGCTGGATGGCGAATCCCGCTACGATATGGGTGGTGCCTTCATGGGGAACATGCAAGTGAGCATCATGCCGGATATGGGGCAGGGAATCGCTGGTGGTGACACGGATAATTTGCAGAAGGATGCCCCTGACGAGACGCAAAGCGACACTTCGCCGGTACAAGAACCATCTGACACTGAAAGTGACGCTCTGACGGATCCTGCTTCGACAAAGGAGCAAGTGATTGAGCCTGCTTCAGAGCAGCCAGAGCCGCTTTCTGAGCAGGATGTGGCTGCATCGGAAAGCATCGAGCCTGTTGAGCCCGCTATTCCAGAAGCAGAAGAAAAGGTTACCCCCCAAGAAGAGGCTGCGCCCGTCGATGAGGTTGCTCGCGCAGGGGGAACTGACGCTGAGGCCGAGTCCGTATCTGAAGCTGAGGCTGCCAAGGAGCCTGAATCAGTTGAGCCCGAAGCCGTTGTGCCGGAGCCTAAGGTTGAGCCCATATACAACGCGCAACTCGAGGCCAAAACAGAACCAGACTCTGAGGCCAACCGGACGGCAGAGGAGGCGGAGCAAACCACAGACAGCCCCGCAAAGATCTCTAGGCCAGCTTCATCTCCGGCTCCGGTTGTTGTGCGGGCGCAAGAAGAGGCTCCCCCGCAGGACAAGGAGGAAGAGCCGGCCAAGCATGTCTCTCTTATGAAAGGAGGCGCGCTGGCAGCCTTGCCCGCGTCAGCCCCAAGGCCCAAGATCGCAGCCGCTCCGGCACCAAAAGGTATGCGTGTCGCCCAGAAAACACGCGCCTCTTCTGCAAGTCGCAAGGCTTCTGCCCAAGGCAAAAGAGCGGGGTCTCCCGAGAATTTGGGGAAGGCTTCCGTAAGAGGAGATGGCGGCACATCCGACAAGGCAGGCGGCGCTGGGGCCCGCGGTGTCCGCGCAAGCTATGCGACACAGTTGCGCCGCTGGATAGAGCGGCATAAGCGCTATCCGCGTTCGGCCAAAATGCGTGGTGTTCAGGGACAGGGCGTGGTACGCATTGTGATCAATCGGTCCGGTCGCGTTCTGAAATCGACCCTCGTCAAGAGCGCGGGGGATCGGTATCTGGATGATGAGATCCGGTCCCTTCCCATGCGAGCTTCTCCGGCACCAAAACCGCCAAAGCAGTTCTCTGGGGCACGACATACTTTGACCCTGCCTGTGAGATTCTCAAGATAA
- a CDS encoding biopolymer transporter ExbD gives MQFNEPERHAFGETILPMINVVFLLLIFLMLMGHISERPKLDIDPAESAQSEEKGAALMLFVDAQGAVQFQSHMQRDEAFAALKAALEEDTGARDLVIRADAGADFAQVLDLAQMFQPYSKGEVKLEVRQR, from the coding sequence ATGCAGTTCAATGAACCGGAACGACACGCATTTGGCGAAACCATCCTGCCGATGATCAATGTTGTGTTTCTGTTGCTTATCTTCCTGATGTTGATGGGGCATATTTCGGAGCGGCCAAAGCTCGATATTGATCCGGCCGAAAGCGCTCAGAGCGAGGAAAAAGGCGCCGCCTTGATGCTCTTTGTTGATGCGCAAGGAGCGGTGCAGTTTCAATCACATATGCAGAGGGATGAAGCCTTTGCCGCACTGAAGGCGGCGCTTGAGGAAGACACGGGCGCACGCGATCTGGTTATCCGCGCCGATGCCGGAGCCGATTTCGCTCAGGTGCTCGATCTGGCCCAGATGTTCCAGCCCTATAGCAAGGGCGAGGTCAAGCTGGAGGTGCGGCAACGGTGA